The Candidatus Thermoplasmatota archaeon genomic sequence TCAGGACTCATTCGGGTCACTTCCTTACATGGACGCGGTCAGATCGGGTCGTAGGCGCTTGAATGCGAATGGATAGATAAGACTTCTCTTCTGATGTTACCTGGACTTGACAAGGGAATGACTGGCTCCTCGAATTGGAGGTTCCTCGGCCTCGACGCGCACGCCAGGCCTTACATAGCGATCGGAGACGGGTGCGAGGTCGTCCGCGCGGAGGTCGACGACTCGATCATAATGGACAACACGGTCATCAATGTCGAGAGGAAGATCGTCCGCAACATGATAGGCAAGGGGTCGAAGATCCTGAGCGCGAAAGGGATCCTCCCGAAGGGCGAGAGGCTCGTGGTCGGCGAGAACTCGACCGTGCTTCTCCAAACGACGAGACGCCCCTCACTACAAACATGTATACTCTTGGGGGCAAGACAGATAGAGTAGAAATGCCCATTCATGCACAGAGGGGAAATGCGATGAAGTGCGAAAGTTGCGGGATGGCGAACTCTGAAGGGATGAAATTCTGCGGCCTCTGCGGCAGGCCATTGATGGTTCCTCCGGTAGTGCCCGCGGATGGGAGATCGAGGAACTGCATTCAGTGCGGCCGCCCAATCGGCTGGGACGCGTTCATCTGTATGTACTGCGGACATGATTACAAGGCGAAGCCCAAGCCGGGGACGGAGGGCCATCTGTTGACTGGCGCGATCCTGACTTTGTTGGCCGGGATCATGGGTATCGCGCTGCTGCTGGCGATGTCTGGAGGTTTCTACTCCTTCTGGTACGATTCGCTCCGTGTACTATCCTTCTCGTGCGGGATCTTGGGAGTCATAGGAGGCTACGCCGCCCTGAACCGAAAGTGGTTCCCGATCGCCGTCCTGGGCGCGGCGGCATCGATCTTCACCCCTGCGTTCTTCTTCGCGGTGCCCGGGCTCATATTGATAGCGAACTCGGCCACCCGATTCAAGGACTATGCGAACAACAAGTGACTGAAGGGAACGCGTGTGATCGGAGGATGTTGATGGCTTCGGAACCGAGGGGCGTTTCCCGCGACGTGTCCAGGAGAATGAAGGTCGTCATCGTCGCGATGCTCCTGATCATTCTGCTGCCCACGCCGATATTGTCCTCGCCCACCGCGAAGATCGTCATCGTGGTCAAGAACACGGACACGGAGTCGTCAGTGACCGTCAGTGTCCGTCTCAACGAGGGAAATTACGGGAATCAGCTATCGGTCCTCCAGCCTGGCGAGGAGATCAAGTCCTCCTACTCTGTCACGCCGGGGACACACGACCTCCAGATCTATTACTGGTACGAGGGCAACATGAGCTACTACTACCAGCACTTTGTCTCGCGTACGTACACCCTGTGGCCGTTCGAGACCGAAGAGGACAGAGTCAATCTAGCCCCGCCGCTCGGTACTTGAACGGGGCAGCTAGTCTAGCGATAGGGCGACTGGTCGACCGTGATCGTTATCGATGGGGTGGTTTCGTCGTGTCTACGCAGGCGACCATCGCACACACATCCGCGCGATTCGACGCGTCATGCGATAGGCATTGCGGCCGTTGTCTCCCTTGAGTCCCTCGTTCTGCTTGGACTATACAAAGGCGGCAATTCCTTAAGTAGGGGCTGATGCAATTGTCGTTCGTGAGGAGGAGGTCGGCGTGAGGTCGATAGGCCTTCTCACACATTCTTGCTGAAATTGGATCAAGAAGCGGGCAGTCAAAGAACCTGATCTGCTACAAGGAGACAAATTCCTTAAGTATCAGGAGCGTCAATCATTGATTGCGAGGAGGAAGATGGCGTGATGCCGTTACCCCTTCTCGCATTTTTATCTCTCTACCAAACCATC encodes the following:
- a CDS encoding zinc ribbon domain-containing protein; the encoded protein is MKCESCGMANSEGMKFCGLCGRPLMVPPVVPADGRSRNCIQCGRPIGWDAFICMYCGHDYKAKPKPGTEGHLLTGAILTLLAGIMGIALLLAMSGGFYSFWYDSLRVLSFSCGILGVIGGYAALNRKWFPIAVLGAAASIFTPAFFFAVPGLILIANSATRFKDYANNK